A genomic stretch from Candidatus Neomarinimicrobiota bacterium includes:
- a CDS encoding patatin-like phospholipase family protein — protein sequence MKRIIPGFLGILFFAGVLSGQAENDFPRIGLVLSGGGAKGIAHAGVIKALEEYQIPIHCISGVSAGALIGGLYASGWQIDQLYDFACSGIGWDLLAGIQDRRDIPIENRIDALPEQVNIFLDESGSSLLPMGLLSNRAIKQYLQIQLLPGQVYSGGNFDSLAIPLRVVASDMVYQKATSFSHGNLAEIIRASMAYPIVFEPVFLDSTFYMDGGFYNNLPIQEARDMGADFIIAVNTSDIPPKKNEIVDVGDVFTYLNNVFAARSDSGAVSGYDYFIQINNPDVMLFDFLKGEEIFQRGYEVGLKAARKIRGILDNQWDTAAFHQKQETIRTWLDNRTGYRVDIRGNERFTCKQIQNLMAYQPGIPYSVDVLKNDMDRLYGSGYFNSVDVEASEIAGSDSLLFVLSVNENMCHSVQGGFYFDSNAGMNVYMAELNRQLFNTSLFLKNYLFAGNYHIGGRSRLTGIQSLKFPFINLRFTRAFQISAHRYQYDTNLFDSRFIRKNVVTASMTASASLGWDRLIQLEFGGIYGEYLPSQASIQDYIRRLNTDKPYIYAMFRYIEDMRTRLMPMETGYSVDITFTGGRSFVEEFHPVLQLHEYAAYFLKGESEIRIGIPLNRRMGLLTHARYGHIFGYPPILENIRPEHAEHLRYFIGEDLLTTDYIGGSLGTVYHTWVDNLWFEPQLFVRYSKYRLWTDVETFDRTLDYGVEISLIYNTILGPVTYGFVFHKEDNFGLNSWARIGMEF from the coding sequence TTGAAACGGATTATACCCGGTTTTCTGGGGATTCTGTTTTTTGCAGGAGTTCTTTCCGGACAAGCAGAAAATGATTTCCCCCGTATCGGCCTGGTTTTAAGTGGTGGCGGTGCAAAAGGCATTGCACATGCCGGAGTGATTAAGGCGCTGGAAGAGTACCAAATTCCTATTCATTGTATCAGTGGTGTCAGCGCCGGGGCGCTGATAGGCGGACTCTATGCCTCGGGATGGCAGATTGATCAACTCTATGACTTTGCCTGTTCCGGCATTGGTTGGGACCTTTTGGCCGGGATTCAGGACCGCCGGGATATCCCCATCGAAAACAGGATTGATGCCCTGCCTGAACAAGTGAATATTTTTCTTGATGAATCAGGAAGCAGCCTTCTGCCCATGGGACTTCTTTCCAACAGGGCGATCAAACAGTATCTTCAGATTCAGTTGCTTCCGGGACAGGTTTATTCCGGCGGCAATTTTGATTCCCTGGCTATTCCCCTCAGAGTGGTGGCTTCCGATATGGTCTATCAGAAAGCCACATCCTTTTCACATGGAAACCTGGCGGAAATTATCCGTGCATCCATGGCTTATCCTATTGTGTTTGAACCGGTATTTCTTGATTCCACTTTTTACATGGATGGCGGCTTTTATAATAATTTACCTATTCAGGAAGCCCGGGATATGGGTGCCGATTTCATTATCGCCGTGAACACCAGCGATATCCCGCCAAAGAAAAATGAAATTGTGGATGTGGGCGATGTTTTTACGTATCTGAACAATGTCTTTGCTGCCCGCAGTGATTCCGGTGCCGTAAGCGGCTACGATTATTTTATTCAAATCAACAATCCGGACGTAATGCTCTTTGATTTCCTGAAAGGTGAGGAAATCTTCCAAAGGGGATATGAGGTCGGACTTAAGGCCGCCCGAAAAATCCGAGGAATTCTTGATAATCAGTGGGATACGGCTGCCTTTCACCAAAAGCAGGAAACTATCCGGACCTGGTTGGACAACAGAACCGGATACCGGGTAGATATTCGGGGGAATGAACGGTTTACCTGTAAACAGATTCAGAATCTGATGGCTTATCAACCGGGAATTCCATATTCAGTAGATGTGCTGAAAAATGATATGGACCGGCTTTATGGCAGTGGATATTTTAATTCTGTCGATGTTGAAGCAAGTGAAATTGCCGGATCGGATTCCCTTCTGTTTGTTCTTTCGGTGAATGAAAATATGTGCCACAGCGTTCAGGGCGGGTTCTATTTTGACAGCAATGCCGGCATGAATGTGTATATGGCCGAGTTGAACAGACAGCTTTTTAATACATCACTTTTTCTGAAGAATTACCTCTTTGCAGGGAATTATCATATAGGAGGACGCTCCAGGCTCACAGGCATCCAATCCCTCAAATTCCCTTTCATCAACCTGCGGTTTACCCGTGCTTTTCAAATTTCCGCCCATCGCTATCAGTATGATACCAACCTTTTTGACTCCCGTTTTATCCGCAAAAATGTGGTCACCGCGAGCATGACGGCGTCTGCGTCCCTGGGGTGGGACAGGCTGATTCAACTTGAATTCGGCGGTATTTATGGAGAATATTTACCCTCCCAGGCATCCATTCAGGATTATATACGGCGATTGAATACAGATAAGCCGTATATTTATGCCATGTTCCGATATATTGAAGACATGCGTACGCGGCTTATGCCTATGGAAACGGGATACTCCGTTGATATAACCTTTACGGGAGGAAGATCATTTGTGGAAGAATTCCATCCGGTGCTGCAATTGCATGAATATGCCGCCTATTTTTTAAAAGGGGAATCGGAGATTCGAATCGGAATCCCCCTGAACCGCCGAATGGGTTTATTGACACATGCGCGATATGGCCATATTTTCGGGTATCCGCCCATTCTGGAAAATATCCGGCCGGAACATGCGGAACATCTTAGGTATTTTATTGGTGAGGATTTGCTGACTACGGATTATATCGGGGGTTCGCTGGGGACTGTTTACCATACCTGGGTTGATAATTTGTGGTTTGAGCCGCAGCTTTTTGTCCGTTACAGTAAATACCGTTTGTGGACTGATGTGGAAACTTTCGACAGAACCCTGGATTACGGTGTGGAGATATCTCTGATATATAACACAATTCTTGGACCTGTCACGTATGGATTTGTTTTTCATAAAGAGGATAATTTTGGTTTAAATTCATGGGCCAGAATAGGCATGGAATTTTGA